One Microbacterium trichothecenolyticum DNA window includes the following coding sequences:
- a CDS encoding DNA polymerase III subunit gamma/tau: MSTPRDDDALSWGGDDDPTLDVGDKRSPEHPRAEDPEPLAPERTARRSPSAPTPDAGTETVAESPASVSSPDDDAPASRPLGNAGLIGIGMVAATFLLFALGWLLAGRQLQSLGIPIPDVTVVAMTIGATAAPLVWFVTVLVFTRGWRAWQRFLLLILGIVLLVPWPLLSMGDLA; this comes from the coding sequence GTGAGCACACCGCGCGATGACGACGCCCTCTCGTGGGGCGGTGACGACGACCCTACGCTCGACGTGGGGGACAAGCGCAGCCCGGAGCATCCACGGGCCGAAGACCCCGAGCCGCTCGCCCCCGAGCGAACCGCGCGCCGATCCCCGAGCGCACCGACACCCGACGCCGGCACGGAAACGGTGGCCGAGTCACCGGCATCCGTGTCGTCGCCCGACGACGACGCCCCCGCCTCCAGACCCCTCGGCAACGCCGGTCTCATCGGCATCGGCATGGTCGCGGCGACCTTCCTGCTCTTCGCGCTGGGCTGGCTGCTGGCCGGACGCCAGCTGCAGAGCCTCGGCATTCCGATCCCCGATGTCACCGTCGTCGCGATGACGATCGGCGCCACGGCGGCTCCGCTCGTGTGGTTCGTGACCGTGCTCGTCTTCACCCGAGGATGGCGCGCCTGGCAGCGCTTCCTGCTGCTCATCCTCGGAATCGTGCTGCTCGTGCCCTGGCCACTGTTGTCGATGGGAGACCTCGCGTGA
- a CDS encoding bacitracin resistance protein: MSTATRSRHLPTWLVVTIAGLFGLFYAYVVWSSVALLILQVNGPLGLNGLGWFVYILPIVFPLAAFGVSFAIGQRRKAGEFALVLLAGLTLSAAFWLAIVGYGTTSYGLYGG; the protein is encoded by the coding sequence GTGAGCACCGCCACTCGTTCGCGTCACCTGCCCACCTGGCTCGTCGTCACCATCGCGGGCCTCTTCGGCCTGTTCTACGCCTACGTCGTGTGGAGCTCCGTCGCGCTGCTGATCCTTCAGGTCAACGGCCCGCTCGGGCTCAACGGACTGGGATGGTTCGTGTACATCCTGCCCATCGTGTTCCCGCTCGCCGCTTTCGGGGTGTCGTTCGCCATCGGTCAACGCCGGAAAGCGGGGGAGTTCGCCCTCGTGCTGCTGGCCGGACTGACACTGTCGGCTGCGTTCTGGCTCGCGATCGTCGGTTACGGCACGACGTCGTACGGTCTCTACGGGGGCTGA
- a CDS encoding TetR/AcrR family transcriptional regulator, whose protein sequence is MSRPPLARDAVLDAFTRILVDDGERAATMEATARSAGVSKGGLLYHFNSKSALEAALVERLERLAQEDVDEIEKSDEGVVAAHLRSSQNTGSPLDVTILAVSRLAQNGNDAASASLRRVRELWEDSLRAHTRDETALQMVLLVSDGLYFNAVLDLNAVAGPQLDGPDLDRLIAAVVAATT, encoded by the coding sequence ATGAGCCGCCCTCCCCTCGCCCGCGACGCCGTTCTCGACGCCTTCACCCGCATCCTCGTCGACGACGGGGAGCGCGCAGCGACCATGGAGGCGACGGCACGAAGCGCGGGGGTCTCCAAGGGTGGACTGCTGTACCACTTCAACTCCAAGAGCGCCCTCGAAGCCGCCCTCGTGGAACGCCTGGAGCGTCTCGCGCAAGAAGACGTCGACGAGATCGAGAAGTCCGACGAGGGAGTCGTCGCCGCCCATCTGCGTTCGTCGCAGAACACCGGGTCACCGCTCGACGTGACGATCCTCGCCGTCTCGCGTCTCGCACAAAACGGCAACGACGCCGCCTCGGCATCCCTGCGTCGCGTGCGAGAACTGTGGGAAGACAGCCTGCGGGCGCACACTCGCGACGAGACGGCCCTGCAGATGGTCCTGCTCGTGAGCGACGGCCTCTACTTCAACGCGGTGCTCGATCTGAACGCCGTGGCCGGCCCCCAGCTCGACGGCCCCGACCTCGACCGGCTCATCGCCGCCGTCGTCGCCGCGACGACCTGA
- the serA gene encoding phosphoglycerate dehydrogenase, with protein MTKPVVLIAEELSPATIDALGPDFDVRGVDGTDRPALLSALADAHAVLVRSATQIDAEALAAAPSLKVVARAGVGLDNVDIKAATTAGVMVVNAPTSNIISAAELTVGHVLSLARHIPAAHASLAQGLWKRSSFTGTELFEKTIGIIGLGRIGALIAARLQAFGMSVIAYDPYVTAARAQQLGAQLVSLDELLEQSDFVTIHMPKTPETTGMIGAEQLRRMKKTAYVINVARGGLIDEEALFDALTAGEIAGAGLDVFSSEPPAEGGPARKLLDLPNVVVTPHLGASTEEAQEKAGVSVARSVKLALEGDLVPDAVNVAGGAIDPFVRPGIALVEMLGQFFSGLADSALTSLDIEVRGELAAYDVSVYRLAALKGYFSRIVSESVSYVNAPLFAEQRGVEARLVVEAESPLYRNITILRGTLADGSSLTVAGTLAGTRMVPKVVAINGYDIEVPIEKHHLVMRYADRPGIVAIYGQKLGEAGINIAGLQVAAPDATGRALSVLTVDSPVPDEILGAMREAVGADLFRQIDIVEG; from the coding sequence GTGACGAAGCCCGTCGTGCTCATCGCCGAAGAACTCTCCCCCGCCACGATCGACGCGCTCGGCCCCGACTTCGACGTGCGAGGCGTCGACGGGACCGACCGCCCCGCACTGCTCTCGGCCCTGGCCGATGCGCATGCGGTGCTCGTGCGCTCGGCCACCCAGATCGACGCCGAGGCCCTGGCCGCGGCGCCGTCGCTGAAGGTCGTCGCCCGCGCCGGCGTCGGCCTCGACAACGTCGACATCAAGGCGGCGACCACCGCCGGCGTCATGGTCGTGAACGCGCCGACGTCGAACATCATCTCGGCAGCCGAACTGACCGTCGGTCACGTGCTGAGCCTCGCCCGCCACATCCCGGCCGCCCACGCGTCGCTGGCGCAGGGCCTGTGGAAGCGCAGCTCGTTCACCGGCACCGAGCTGTTCGAGAAGACCATCGGCATCATCGGCCTGGGCCGTATCGGTGCGCTGATCGCCGCGCGCCTGCAGGCCTTCGGCATGTCGGTCATCGCGTACGACCCCTACGTCACCGCCGCCCGCGCCCAGCAGCTCGGTGCCCAGCTCGTCTCCCTCGACGAGCTGCTCGAGCAGAGCGACTTCGTCACCATCCACATGCCGAAGACCCCCGAGACCACGGGCATGATCGGCGCCGAGCAGCTGCGCCGCATGAAGAAGACCGCCTACGTCATCAACGTCGCCCGCGGTGGCCTCATCGACGAAGAAGCGCTGTTCGATGCCCTCACCGCGGGCGAGATCGCCGGTGCGGGTCTCGACGTGTTCTCGAGCGAGCCCCCCGCCGAGGGCGGCCCCGCGCGCAAGCTGCTCGACCTGCCGAACGTCGTCGTCACCCCGCACCTGGGTGCCAGCACCGAAGAGGCGCAAGAGAAGGCGGGCGTCTCGGTCGCCCGCTCGGTCAAGCTGGCCCTCGAGGGCGACCTGGTCCCGGATGCCGTGAACGTGGCCGGCGGTGCGATCGACCCGTTCGTGCGCCCGGGCATCGCCCTCGTCGAGATGCTGGGTCAGTTCTTCAGCGGCCTGGCCGACTCGGCGCTCACCAGCCTCGACATCGAGGTGCGCGGTGAACTCGCCGCCTACGACGTCAGCGTCTACCGCCTCGCGGCGCTGAAGGGCTACTTCAGCCGCATCGTCAGCGAGAGCGTGTCCTACGTCAACGCGCCGCTGTTCGCGGAGCAGCGCGGCGTCGAGGCACGCCTGGTCGTCGAGGCCGAGAGCCCGCTGTATCGAAACATCACGATCCTGCGCGGCACCCTGGCCGATGGCTCCAGCCTCACGGTCGCGGGCACGCTCGCCGGCACGCGTATGGTGCCCAAGGTCGTCGCGATCAACGGCTACGACATCGAAGTGCCCATCGAGAAGCACCACCTCGTCATGCGCTACGCCGACCGCCCCGGCATCGTCGCCATCTACGGTCAGAAGCTGGGGGAGGCGGGCATCAACATCGCCGGTCTCCAGGTGGCGGCTCCGGATGCCACGGGCCGGGCGCTCTCGGTGCTCACCGTCGATTCGCCCGTGCCCGACGAGATCCTCGGCGCGATGCGCGAGGCCGTCGGTGCCGACCTGTTCCGGCAGATCGACATCGTCGAGGGCTGA
- the ilvC gene encoding ketol-acid reductoisomerase, protein MAEIFYDDDADLSIIQGKKVAIVGYGSQGHAHAQNLRDSGVEVVIALKDGSKSAAKAQEDGFEVKSVADAAEWADLIMILAPDQHQRSIYADSIKDKLTEGKTLAFAHGFNIRFGYIDAPEGVDVILVAPKAPGHTVRREYVAGRGIPDIIAVERDASGSAWDTALSYAKAIGGTRAGVIKTTFTEETETDLFGEQAVLCGGMSHLVQYGFETLVEAGYQPQIAYFEVLHELKLIVDLMWEGGIAKQRWSISDTAEYGDYVSGPRVISPEVKTSMQAVLADIQSGAFAKRFIDDQDNGATEFLELREKEQGHPIEATGKELRGLFAWKQQDSDYTEGSAAR, encoded by the coding sequence ATGGCAGAGATCTTCTACGACGACGACGCCGACCTCTCGATCATCCAGGGCAAGAAGGTCGCGATCGTCGGCTACGGCTCGCAGGGTCACGCGCACGCGCAGAACCTCCGCGACTCGGGTGTCGAGGTCGTCATCGCGCTCAAGGACGGCTCGAAGTCCGCCGCCAAGGCGCAGGAAGACGGCTTCGAGGTCAAGAGCGTCGCCGACGCCGCCGAGTGGGCCGATCTCATCATGATCCTGGCGCCGGACCAGCACCAGCGCTCGATCTACGCCGACTCCATCAAAGACAAGCTGACCGAGGGCAAGACGCTCGCCTTCGCGCACGGCTTCAACATCCGCTTCGGCTACATCGACGCCCCCGAGGGTGTCGACGTCATCCTCGTCGCGCCGAAGGCCCCGGGTCACACCGTGCGTCGCGAGTACGTCGCCGGTCGCGGCATCCCCGACATCATCGCCGTCGAGCGCGACGCCTCGGGCTCGGCCTGGGACACCGCCCTGTCGTATGCGAAGGCCATCGGCGGCACCCGCGCCGGCGTCATCAAGACGACCTTCACCGAAGAGACCGAGACCGACCTGTTCGGCGAACAGGCCGTGCTCTGCGGTGGCATGAGCCACCTCGTGCAGTACGGCTTCGAGACCCTCGTAGAGGCCGGCTACCAGCCGCAGATCGCCTACTTCGAGGTGCTGCACGAGCTCAAGCTCATCGTCGACCTCATGTGGGAGGGCGGCATCGCCAAGCAGCGCTGGTCGATCTCGGACACCGCCGAGTACGGCGACTACGTCTCGGGCCCCCGCGTCATCTCGCCCGAGGTCAAGACGAGCATGCAGGCCGTCCTCGCCGACATCCAGTCGGGCGCGTTCGCGAAGCGCTTCATCGACGACCAGGACAACGGCGCCACCGAGTTCCTCGAGCTTCGCGAGAAGGAGCAGGGTCACCCCATCGAGGCCACCGGCAAGGAGCTGCGCGGCCTGTTCGCGTGGAAGCAGCAGGACAGCGACTACACGGAGGGCAGCGCTGCGCGCTGA